One genomic window of Bacillus cereus G9842 includes the following:
- a CDS encoding RNA chaperone Hfq, which translates to MANQTVQNKVIENVKGKNSKVNFILNNGFRIEGKIVAYDDFCILVSTKAPSNEKQIGDKQVFQNQLIYKHNISTIELPNTFKY; encoded by the coding sequence ATGGCTAATCAAACAGTACAAAATAAAGTAATAGAGAATGTTAAAGGCAAAAATAGTAAAGTGAATTTTATATTGAACAATGGTTTTCGTATTGAAGGGAAGATCGTTGCTTATGATGATTTTTGTATATTGGTATCAACTAAAGCGCCATCTAATGAAAAGCAGATAGGGGACAAACAGGTATTCCAAAATCAATTAATTTATAAACATAATATATCAACTATTGAACTACCAAATACATT